GATTCGTACTTCAGCTTGCAGCCCTTCCTGTCACCCCTGCATCCTTGTGAAACGTCATTTTGAAGTTATGTCAGGAAATGCCTCTGTGAACCTCAGTCATATATAGTTTCCACTGTTTGATACCTCCGTCTAAAAGTTTGACTCATGCCCCGCTGCTAAACCTccctttcctccttttcttaGTCTTTCTGCAATTCACTTTCTTGAATGTAGGTGCGCTGGCTGGTGGGAATGCagacagattgtttttttttttagtgtgcAGTAAACTGTTCTGTGATAACCTGACAATAACAGGAGGTGACACAAACAGCTCAATCAGTGTTGGGGAGTGTGTCGGAGGGGAAGGGGCTGGGAGAAGGGGACGCTGGGAACAACGTCAAACATCCTCCATTCTTGAGCCGTGCGCTCATATCTTTGTGTTCCTGTCTTCTAGAGTTTCCTCAGCGGATGCTCCGGCTCGGAGAAAGGGATCACTGCTCTTTATCCCATCACTTCCTCTTGTGCCCTCTCTCAGGCCTTAATGCTGAAGGTGTATATGTTTGTTCAAGTGAAACTCAGAGAGTCTGCAGAATTACAGGCCAGTAGCACCAACCTCTGTAAACCCTGGGGCGGATACTTGCAGCTCTTTGATTCCCATGCATATCTGATGTTGCTTGAAAACTTTGGTTTGTTCAGTTGGAAGCCCTGAGCTTGACTTTCTCCTGCAGAGAACCTCTGAGGTGATGGTAGATCTTATACATAACTTCATAAATAAACAACTACATGTTAGCAATCATAATCATCTTACTTGCCAAATTTATAGAATACAACTTTggaaaaaacaatatcactCTTAATTTAGTCTGTGTTTTCGAATGGATGTTTGGtccactttcttttctctgacacACCTCTCACTTTATAGATGTGTTATGGATCCTTTTGTCCtaatttattgttaaaataatcTAGAGACCATCTACACAAGTAGGTGTCGGAGGAAACGGGTATTCTGCAGATGTTCAGTGGCTTCAAAGTAACACAGGATGGTATGTTGAGCACATACCACAGGCCCACATCAGTGTGAATCCAGCTCATGTCACTACACTACACATTGATTGTATGTCTGTGAGTGTAtgaaatttgattgaatttaaagggacagttgggccttaGGTAACTTTCTAGTTTTATTCATGCAAACACCTTCTTCGTGAAAAACAGCCGCTGCAGCttgtttatcttttaatattaaaCCAACACATCTCTACTTCAACCTCTGCATTCCTAAATGTTGGCATGCTCGCCTCGCCTTGGAACCACCGGCTAATagttatttttacactttccTGTTAAAAAAACACGACAGTCCCCCCACAATGAACTGTGATGCATTTCCTGGCGAGTGGATGGAAAACAGTGCCATGTGTTAACATCCCCCGCCCTGCAAAACATGAGGGTCAGGGCTGGAAAAAGAGAAGTTACAGACAGGAGGGACCATATACGGACCattttgtttgtgcatttaATCTACATAAGTCACTTTTATTCCATTTCAGCTTTCCCACCACTTGGTTAAATAAATCACCTTCCtgcttttttatgttttatgtatgtattgACCTTAGAATCCACATGCATGCGAGTGTGGAGCCTGATTGTAACAAGGGACAGAGATAAGCCCGAGACCTCATGCTGGGTGGAGGGCATTGAGTCTGAACCTCAGTGATTATACAGCTTCACTTAGAAAACTGAACGTGGGTGGAGGCCAGGACGGGGACGATGCTGGTGCCACTACAGCTTCCTGTCTTCCTCGTGTCATGGAGCTATTTGTTTTCCCTCCAAAAGCTGTGTCGTGGCTGAGTGATCACAATGCGTTGGCCGCAAGACAGGGCCCCCCGCCAACTGGGAGGACTGGTTCCCCTGGGATATTCATGTGTGCATGGGTGGCAGTTTGCAGCACATTAGCTACTTTAACGTGTTACTGGTAGTGACACTGTTTTTCTCAGTGAACTGTGACCTTATGTAATGGAACAGGAAGTGGCACCTCTCACATTAACTGGCAGTGAGGTTTTGAGGTAATTTTCCCCAAAGCAAGTGTTTAAGCAACCTCCTTGAACTTTTCAAAGGTTATGAAGTGagtaaaaacaattattatagTGCAACGCAACCCGAAGGCAGTTTGGGTATCTGGCATCCAGCATGGCTGTCATAGAATCCCCTACTATACAAATCAGTGGCCTGTTGATTGTCATATCTGGTGTCTGATGTTTGCACAAGTGGAAATGTGTGACAGACAACACTGACAGTATTTATTCAGGATGAGTTGAGCTGCATGCTCGGTGGAAAAATTAAGTCTCCAACCTTTCGAACGACATCCCCTGGATCAAATTACAACTGATGAAAGTGGAACTGCAAAGTTGACAAAATGCAAATTGTCCTGCAGACCAGGTTGAGTGGAAGTTACATAAAATTCCACTGTAAGGTTAAACTACTGTTTGTAGATGATATCGTCCCGATCGTTCTCGATCATTGAGGCTTGTATATTTCCAAAATGTTCCTAGACAAATTAGTTTGAAGTATTTAATGTCATCTCAATATAGTCTGAATAAAAAGTCTGGTCGGCAATAGAAACACTGCTGCACATGTGCAATGGGCTGTAAGACATGGCTGCAATTCTTTCTTTGGGGCTTTGAGCATGTTGTCGAGGTTTTATAATACAAAGATGAGTGTCGACACTCACATCAGCCTCAAATGTAGGCAGGAGAATGACTATGCATATAGCACATGTGCTTAGTAATTGTTCGTATTCCAATGTGGCAAACTTAGGTTATGAATGTGCTCAATATTATGCCAACTAAACAGCATGTTTACATACTGACATTGGCAGCCTGATGCTAGTATGGCTGTAGGCAAGTCAAAATGTTCCATAAAATCTGAATAGAAAGGGAAATcttaaaaatgttgtattttatattttagaataaatgtttgaactGAATCACATTTCAGcaactttttaattatttgtttatgAATTCGGGCCTGAAAAGATACAACTGCTGCTGAGGGAGGcaagaagataaaaaaataaaaaaacggaATAACTGCCAGCTATTTGTCTTGGGATCACAAGGTTAAAAAGGGAGGCCTGCCCTGAACTTAAGAGGCCCACTGAATGCTTCAAGTAACCCCATGAAGAAAGGGAGGCTTGGGGCAGGGGCTTTCAAAGTGGAGCGACCATGgctggagggaaggaggggagcAGTCAGCTGACTGACTGGCGGTGGGCTGAGGCCTGTGTATACAGTCTGCTGTCTACacatgtgtgagtctgtggaATCTTTGGCATGTGGGCTTCTACATTGTCCTCCTGTGCAGGATAATAATCCCCCTCTATATTATGTTCACAAAGAGAAACCGGCCTCTGAGCCATTATTCAAAATATCAAGGACATGGGTGGCGAGGGAGGTGAAGAAATATGGtgtaaagaaagagaggaaagggtCAGAAGTGAGTGAGATTAGTGTCCAATCCGGTAAAAACAAGTTGGCCTTTCTACCCTGTAAAGTGTGCAAGTTGTGAAAGATTAAGTTTCTACTCACCCTGGTATTTGGGAAAATATTGTGTGTACTATTTTTTGTCATCAATAGTAAATCACGTGTGGATGTTTATCTGCTGTCTGTCATTCTCATTTGCCCCCTCCATGTTTATCTAAAGCTGAGCTCCCCAACACAAAGCTCTCCTGTTCCTGTTACGGTCCCACTTTGAAGCCACTGCAGAAGTAGGTCACTTAGTTTGATGCTCAGTGTTAATGAAGGAGCCCGCATTGTCCCTGGAGCTATGAAGAGGGGGACATGGTGTCCACACTGAGCTGCAGGGCTCTTCTTCTCCCGGCTcgcctttttcattttttctacCAAACCCTGTAACCCTGTCCGCTCGGGCTCATTGGGACAGAGGCGAGAAGGGTGGGGGTGGGCGGTGGGTGGTGCACAGGAAGACACAGTCAGGAAGTGGCTTGTGCTTTTATTGTAATCTCTGCAAATACTAcgctcttttattctctttatcaCACCTCATATCTGACTGTTCTGTCACgggggttttttttcatttcatgacCTTTTACTTTTTCTAATTTAGCAGCTGGGAACTAAAGCAACTGGTATCGTGTTAATATCCTTTACATaacaagtttttgttttacacGTGGAAAGAGTGTAGTCAATGCAATCCAGTGAAACACACATAGCACGAATACGCACTATTACTGTGATACTAATTGCAGACGCATCATCCAACAGTAATAGGACAATGTGAGCTACAATCAGTCAGTTAACAGAAGTCGATTTATTTCCTCCGACGGTCAAGGATCCAGCCGACATGCAGACATAGTCTATAAACTAGTCAAGAAGACTTTGTGGTTACTGTCAAATTAGCATACTTCCTGTTAATGTTTTGATTTGGATTTGGCCTGCGTACAACTGTATCACGTTCTCCGTCAGTCTCTGCAACTTTGGTTTCTTCAAAGGTCTTGCCTCAAGAGTGGTTTAACCCATTGCTGAAGTTGATGAGATTAgaagcagcagaataaaaagtGTTCTATGACACAATCGCTGCAGAATAACTGAAATAATAGAACACATAGCTTAAACAAAGACCATATAATAATTATAGCAACCATGAAAAAAAGACTCACAGAGATGCTGCACCCATGATACATGTAgtttaaaatattcaatatctgTTGCActgttaaaatcaaatcaaatcaaaaagttTAAAGCACAGCAGAATTCTATTGATTgatcaaattaataaatattataactTGCCAATTATAGGGAGGGATGAAGGccagtgaaatatttttttccataagCGTATTCCTGAATGTACTTAGGCTATTATTGTTGTTGcacaattttttaaaattgtgttttacttttaattataaCAATCTGTATCTGAATTTTATAAGTACACATGTGGTTTCAATGTATTTCCCATGCATTAGCATCAGGCTAAGCTTTGATGTGCCATGCTGTGACCTTTGatggataaaaaacaaaaaaacaatagtgcaggTTCTGACCCCACCCCCAACCAACCTGTCAAGTTGATTCCAAATTGGATTAAAACTGCCTGAGTTTTCGCTGTGACAGTCAGACCAACGCCACCAATTACAACACACCCGCCTGCTAAcgtgcagaaagaaagaaaagtttaacTCATGAACACTATATCGCACCGTTATGGGGTTTTGTGGCCACAGCCGTATTTAGTCTGGTATTACCTGCTGGTAGTTTATGGTGGCTAATGTTAAGTAAATGAGTTTGCCGACTTCTTTGCTTGAGATACTGTTCCACGTGTTACAATGTCttcttctcattttatttttgtaaaagtgACAGTCTCGGTTATTTCTATTATATTTGTATCTGCGTGTGGTAAATGCAAATTTGAGGTCAAGtattttttcctcctgtctttCATCACTAACTAAACATTAGACCTGCCCATTGATATCAAACCAAGGTTCCTGATTTGAGAAGCAGCTGCTCTCCAGCAGTCGGCCTCCTGGGGGATCCTGTGTCCTGTCTGTGGTTTTGTCTGATGCTGAGGGTGTAATTGTTTGGACCAAATGCGAATGAGGCCactttcactgcagctgcaccTGTGCCCCGCAACTGGGCCTTGTTTGTTTACTTATGCTGCGACCGTTACTGCGAGCCTCATGCTTCACTACACAagacacagcagctgtgtcGATTGTTTTGAAGTCCGGTAGGAGGAGTCGCTTCATGCTGCAGCAGTTCTTCTTCATGATGATTATGGCCGCAGATGATTAATAGATCATTGGATACATGGGAGGATTCTCTAACTGAAGCATGTATGTGAGCTGGGTTGCAGCCGGTGGGCTCACAGGAGCACATGTCTGCATAGGGAGACGATATAGGGAGACGCATTTACAGCATGCTGCCCAACATATACTGTGGACTAACTGGAAATAGATTTAGTCACAAGCAAAAAAACTTCCCCATGTCAGTTGTCCTTGCACCAGATGACCTACAGCAGGGACATTAAAACCCACAACCTTTGCGTTTGTGTCAGCTGCATTGACattatgggaaaaaaatatttccaatGGGGAAAGTAAGCAAAATATACACATGGGACATATATGCACATAGGATTTATTAAAGGCTATAGTTGCACAAATCTAAAACAATTCTTTGGATAGTGCAAAGCTGGGCAAACTTTAAGTGCACAAAAATCAGTTGTCTCCAACACTAAGCAAAATGTTCTGTCCTCAGGCCAAGAGCAGCAAAGAGCAAGAGCAAATCTGCATCACATTACAATACTTCGTCATGACATAAACAGTTTGTAATGCATCTTAACTCTTGTGCAAGCTTGTGTTGGATCCCTCACCCCCTAACTACTCAATAGACCTTCTCTCTTAAACATGTATGTCGCAGACAGCCCTCCATAAGCTGAGCATGGGAACGACCCTGGTTGCCAAGAGAGGTCAATCCGTATGATCTTCTGTGGATTTCTTAATGGCCCACATTCAGATGAGCTGTCATAGAGCTACAGGTGCACATATTTTACTACTTTAAAGTCTGTTAAAAGTAAAGAGCCATACCAACACATCCTATAAAGAAGTTTAGCAACAATGAAACATATAGGGCACCTTGGGTCAGGCTTTCAGAGGAGTAATGTGTGAATGGGGCACCTCATGAATTAAGAGGCAGGGGATGTCTTTTGTTCTCTTTGGGTGAGGTGAGGTCTGTCTCAGACGAGGATTATCCCAGGCCAAGTAGAGAATGCCCCTTCCCAGTGCCCAGCCATCCAGTCCAGGATCTATTGTGGGCACTCATCAGAGCCTCTACACATTTGCATATCACCCGCGTGTGAGCAAGACATGTCATATGGTCTGTAGGACAAAAGTTAGTCTACAGAGCCTGAGTCTGTGCAGCTCACTGCTCAGAtatcagctcctccactaatGACTCATTTCCTGTCTTCAGGTACAGATTGTGATCAtagtaaaagagagaaaaggtggAGAAAAGGTTGCGAAGTAAATGAACACAAGTCAGAGGGAGCATTGCATTTTGTGGccaggcagtgtgtgtgcatatgtgtgtaaatgtgtgttagCTCCACCTCGAGTTactccagcagcttctcctccttcctgtgtTCCTGCTCCATCCAACCTGTTTGCATGTCTCTGTCAGCGCGGGCTGAGGAGCTCGTGTTCAGCACACAGTGAACTCATTGACCCTAGCTCTGCCGGCAAAAACATCTCACTCTGCCACCCTCCCCATCCTCAGTTCGAACTCTGTAACCTCATTCGCGCACAGCTCTGTGCTTCAGGATCAGGCTTCAGAAGACGAGAGTTGATGTTTAACTTTGGGATAAATGGTTTGTAATAAGGATGAACTTGATCCACTTCTTTTTGGACCAAATATTTTACTTCTGGTCTTGCTTATGCAGTTAGCtaaaatgctttattttgaaatgtactttACAGAACCATTCTCAATATGACAGTTCTTTTACAAGTGGTTGTTTTTTCAATTAGAAAGTAATATTAATGTTCTTAAATGAAACAATTCAGCAATAAATTCGAATTAGCATGATAATTCAATTGAATACGAGTCGAAATTCTGTGAATAAGTTGTGCTGAATGGATCTGTCACCGAACCCCAACCCAAGAGCAGCATTTCAGAGAACCACTCAGACAatctgtctgttgttttcaaTGTGACTGTCTCTATCTCCATACTTTGTACATCCCTGTTGAATCCTGCGGTTGGGGACATCTGGCTTCACTAACTGCAGGGAGCTGCTTTTGGGTTCACATGGGTATTGAGGGGAAATTCCCTGCTAGTTCATCTTGTGCTGcgcttagtttttttttatattgtaccCACCACGCAGCACAGCTCTGAGTAGCATATTAGGACGATTTTGTCCAGAGAGACCAAAGCAGTACAGTATACGTCTGTGTCCTGTGTCttactgtttttcttcctgtgagaAGTACCGCAGGAGTTGCCTTTTTTCGGGTTCGTAACATAGCATTAGAGACAGCGGACTGAATGAGGCTTTAGGTGTATACTTGTTCACACAAGGACAAATGTGaccacatacaaaaaaaactgaggCAGTTGGGTAAAGCCAAAAAAATACAGTCTGAATTAGCTCTTTCAGTAGCGTAGTTGTAAAACTAGATGCCTGGGGTttaagacaaaacacaagcaaggTTGGATTTTCCAACAGCTGTGGTGATTCGGATCTATTTTCTCTGTAATGTGTCTTTTAAAATCACACTCTTGTTTTATCTGTGTTGGGGTTTTTTCAGTTCACTGGAGCAGTGGGAGGGTGGGACGTGGCTGTGCAGATAAAACTCGGAAATCACAGGAAACATATGAATACTGCATACTGAGAGGGGTGGGGAGGGATcaccaataaaaacacagctaaAGTCAAACCACATAGACCTAAAACTTAAAATACTTCAATGAACGCTACAGCAGTACGATGGAGACgcggtaataaaaaaaacatgtgatggaAAGAAATTTTTTACAGTCATATAGGACAAACAAACTAGATAAGCATTTTGGGTATTACACCTGACTGACAGTTGAGGATTGTTGTGCAAGAATATCGGTATTTATTTGAATGACATGACTTTAAAACCTTTAATCAACgtttaatgttttcatgtattGACCAACTTGTGGACCAGTGCCATTAAAAGCTATGTTTGGAAAACAAAACTAGATTTTCTTAATGCCTCTAGCTGAATTGAAGCCTGGACAGAACTTTGATGTCAGACAACTTTCACTCTTTTCTCGTCCAGAACTCCATCAGACACAACCTGTCGCTGCACAGCCGGTTTATGCGCATACAGAACGAGGGGACAGGAAAAAGCTCCTGGTGGATGCTGAAtccagagggaggaaaaagtggAAAGTCACCTCGACGCAGAGCGGCCTCTATGGACAACAACAGTAAGCTGGCCAAGAGCAGAGGAAGGGCGACAAAGAAAAAGGTACAATTCATTTATAATGTGTCTATCATCACCGTTCTGCTGAAGTGTATAATACCCTTGTCATTGTGAGgtctttcatgtttttctgtgtccagATGGCTCTACAAGAAGGGGTTGAAGGAGGAGCTGGTAGCCCTGGTTCCCAGTACTCAAACTGGCTTGGGAGCCCAAACTCCCACAGCAACGAGGACTTTGAACCCTGGAGCTCCTTTAGGACGCGCACCAGCTCTGATGCCAGCACTCTGAGCGGTCACCATTCGCCCTTTCCCCCTGAGCAGGATGACCTGGGGGAGTCTGACGGCCACATGATTTATTCTGGAGCAGTGGGGCCCAAGATGACCTCCACTCTGCCCAGCCTGTCTGAGGTGGCTGGAACTTTGGGCCAACATGACTCAGAGATCGTCATGGAGAGTCTGTTGGATAACCTACAACTGCTGTCTCCTAAAATCCCAACGCTGGGTTCTGACTCCCCACATTCCTCAAATGCTGCCATGCTTCAGAGTAGCCCTTACAGCTCATCTGGCTTGACCCAGCACTCACAACAGGACTACCGAAAGTGCATGTACGGCCCAGGGGGGATGAACTCCTTCTCCCCTACTCCCATGCAAACTCTACCAGAGACCAAGCCAGGCTTTGGGGCTTATGAGAACCAGTATATCTGCTCTGCTGGTCTCCTTAAAGATTTGCTGACATCAGATGCAGACGCCAGTAGGGACATGATGGCCTCTAGGGATACACTGGTGTCTCAGGTCGAGATGGGAGGCTGCCTAATGGCCACTTACAGCAGCCAGAGCCATGTGGGCCGTCACAGTGGAGTAAAAATGATGAATCTTCCGCAGAGGCACCCGGTTCCTCGTGTAAATCCACAAGCTATACATAACCAGGGACCTTCAACCTCACGAGACTTGAATAGCTGTAACATGATCCCACTGACTACCCTGACTAGTCCTTCAGGGGCCCCTCATCAAATGACCAACCTGAGGACATGCATGCAGCTGCCCCGGGGACACCCAGCACACGCCCACAATGTCTCAGTGAACTATAGCAGAAGCAACGGCTACAGGGAACTTAACTTGGTTCACCCGCACGGACATCATCAGGAGCGGCTTCCCAGTGACCTGGACAACATGTCCATCGAGAGATTGGAATGTGACATGGAGTCTGTCCTCCATGACACGCTCATGGACGGCGGTGCGTTGGACTTTAACTTTGACCCTGCAGCTGGGCATCATGGGTTTCCCCAAAGAGTAAAGACCACCACACACAGCTGGGTGTCAGGCTAGGATACATGATGGGTCACAAAAAGGGGAAACTGACAATGAGTCTGGCAGTAAGTACAACTAATTCAACTTTCAACAaatccaattttatttgaatgtctCTTATCAAtgaacattttccatttcccaTCACAGGTTATCTCAGCATCATGCTCACAACCATACAGGGACTGGAACATGTAAATCCAAAGAAGCTGCATCCATCTCTCCCCACAGAGCATCTGACACAGTTCTTTTACAAATGTTTGCAGTTGTAGCTCCATGTATAACAGTGGATGTTATTACTTTTCACTATAGATGATCATCATCATTCAGATTCAGATACAGAATTAAAACATAATTGTTGTTATAAATAACAGCACTGAACATCtcaagaaaaaaactgaatgacAGACAAGCCTTTATTTTGCAAACTAGTCTTGTTTACATGCCTGTGAATAACTGGAaatatgtaatatttgtttatttttgatttgtgGTATATTGAAATGTGCCTAACAAAAAAATGTAGAGCATGCATTTCTCAATATAAATGATTTTGGGCCAGTCTGGTACCATTTAATGAAAGGGGCCAGTACTGGATGCCAGCTTGAAATTCATTGTTTTGAAGATGTCACTGAAATcatattattaatgttgaattgaattgaatatccCAAAACCTGCCAAACCGGATGTTCTCCATGGTCTGATCAGTGTAAAGATTTTCAGATAAAGGTAGCATCCAGCCCTCAATGGCAAATGACTACTCAGATGTTTACCCTAGTGAGATAATTTGGCTTAAATGTTAGATAAACCAGTGTATCATCTGCATAGAGATTCATGTTAATATAGAAGGTGAATAAAATAATCCAGAAGAAATGTGACAGAAGGATATGTACAGGAAGGACATCCCATAGCAGATTAATATCAAATTGTCCTCAGGCTTAAATTATAGATAAACCAGGGTATCCTCTGCATAGTGATTCACATCAACATTATTTAAATCTTAATTTTATAATAAACTCAGAGGAAATGCACTGTGACAAAAGGATACATTCAAGAGGAGATATCTAAACAACACCTCACAGCAGATTAATATCACATGTCATGGTACAGTGCTGGCAAATTAAGGGCTATAGTCAAATAATCAGCTATATCTGCTCACCAGAGATCATGAGTCAAACTGCATCTCTGACTGAATTAAATTCATCAATCATATACTGAAtgaagatatttatttaaatgttttttgttggatttgttgCAGCTCTTTACTTGTAAAAAGATGTGTGCCTGTGCTGTGTACAATGTATATACTTATTTGAGTTACATGATGTTTTTGTcctgtatttttattgtatatGAAACTAATACATATGAAGGAATTTACAGCTACACAGTTGCCTTCCAAAAACTCTGgactgaaaatgcatatcaaaCATCCAAAGCTCCTATAAAAGCTCCCTGTTCCAATATTTCCATGCTGTTATCAAGAGCTGTTTAAAGAATGTGAGTGTTGGGGAATATGATCAATGAGATTAACGAGCGTCTGCATGTTAAGTTTTGCTCTATTAGACTCCTTGATTATGAATTTTGCTGTCAGGGGAAAACCTCCCACTTCTCTACAATCACACAAACCTCCGTAGGAAATTCTATCCTGTTTGAatctataaaaacatttcaaaactgcTTTGGTTAATCTCAAATTACATGGCGATCAATTAAAGCGGTTTCCATCACTTTCTGATAAATGGACCTTCTGGGAATGTTGGGGATTTCCAACCGACTTCAGAGTTGCTCTTTACTCCACCAAACATATTTCAAGGAAAGTGTTCCAGTTCATTGTGCCTACATGGTCTCACAGACCTATAATGTTGTACATATTATTTTCTGTAGCACATTTTTGTATATGAAGATTTGAAATGATGTTTTACTCTTTTTGTATGGCTGTATTAAGAATGGTTGTTTACAAATCTCAGTCCAACCTATATCAACAAATATATGAACACTCATACCTCAAAATATTGTACCTCTGAAGTGTTGAAGGGATTTTTCCTACCATTTTTCTCAGTGATGTATTGGATTCATCTTCatatttgtacatattttttgtattt
The Hippoglossus stenolepis isolate QCI-W04-F060 chromosome 15, HSTE1.2, whole genome shotgun sequence DNA segment above includes these coding regions:
- the LOC124854860 gene encoding forkhead box protein O1-A-like codes for the protein MGDSDMAEIPPPPPPTQPVEIDPDFEPLSRPRSCTWPLPRPELLDPAGSNTSSPAPSVQQESGGNPDFISSLGLLEEDYEEYEEQKPPVKPCTDFHCRDRNCVQLHHQHRHHLQQQQQVPGPQPPPPPPPQQVPPPPGVSPVGGSAQRKSGLSSSRRNAWGNMSYADLITKAIDNSPEKRLTLSQIYEWMVKSVPYFKDKGDSNSSAGWKNSIRHNLSLHSRFMRIQNEGTGKSSWWMLNPEGGKSGKSPRRRAASMDNNSKLAKSRGRATKKKMALQEGVEGGAGSPGSQYSNWLGSPNSHSNEDFEPWSSFRTRTSSDASTLSGHHSPFPPEQDDLGESDGHMIYSGAVGPKMTSTLPSLSEVAGTLGQHDSEIVMESLLDNLQLLSPKIPTLGSDSPHSSNAAMLQSSPYSSSGLTQHSQQDYRKCMYGPGGMNSFSPTPMQTLPETKPGFGAYENQYICSAGLLKDLLTSDADASRDMMASRDTLVSQVEMGGCLMATYSSQSHVGRHSGVKMMNLPQRHPVPRVNPQAIHNQGPSTSRDLNSCNMIPLTTLTSPSGAPHQMTNLRTCMQLPRGHPAHAHNVSVNYSRSNGYRELNLVHPHGHHQERLPSDLDNMSIERLECDMESVLHDTLMDGGALDFNFDPAAGHHGFPQRVKTTTHSWVSG